The following are from one region of the Coffea eugenioides isolate CCC68of chromosome 2, Ceug_1.0, whole genome shotgun sequence genome:
- the LOC113760791 gene encoding kinesin-like protein KIN-7E — protein MGAIGGEELMKWEKMQGMANGSEEKILVLVRLRPLSDREILRNDVSDWECINETTILYRNSLQERSGLPTAYSFDRVFRGDCPTRKVYDDGTKEIALSAVSGINSTIFAYGQTSSGKTYTMNGITEYTVADIYDYIQKHEERAFVLKFAAMEIYNEVVRDLLSTDNTPLRLLDDPERGTIIERLTEETLRDWNHLKELLSICEAQRQIGETSLNETSSRSHQILRLTIESSAREFIGKDNSTTLAASVNFVDLAGSERASQALSVGQRLKEGCHINRSLLTLGTVIRKLSKGRHGHVNYRDSKLTRILQPSLGGNARTAIICTLSPARSHVEQSRNTLLFASCAKEVSTNAQVNVVMSDKALVKHLQREVARLESELSTPGSINDHTALLRKKDLQIEKLEREVRELTKQLDLAQSRIEDLQQMVGNQASRLLDMEEKKACEDECLISESSGETVPAIRIFRAPRSCERDNAGEELSHRQISEHSLDRSPSNVASTLMSNGSKFHCSDASLGDGEFVAGTGEDSDEICKEVQCIETGKSDEDNRFVTVDNTENGGRSPMPRVPGNQNREDGELLSTISRRASGIQNGFTYGALEQNIQRVQKTIDSLGTPYPEEQSRWDSSTTASGSRSLKLTRSRSCRANLMVGSSSPDSETVQDGEATPPDGLEKNFPGRPEGLRRKHWKIPPFTFGANGGRLSRSNSQSSNGSAFVDDLKSQNNAADEDIPSVNTFVAGLKEMAKHQYENKMDDQGQGTDCVAESPGKILKDIGLDPLLESSGDPLQWPLEFERLRGLILGHWQTCNVSLVHRTYFFLLFRGEPMDSIYMEVELRRLFFLKETFSKGNPVEQDGRTLTLASSLKALLRERRMLSRLVNKRLTSDERNRIYQKWGIGLNSKKRRLQLVQRLWSNTEDIDHVSESAAIVAKLIKFSQQGQAIKEMFGLSFTPPRLSRRSFGWKNSTASLV, from the exons ACAGAGTATTCAGAGGTGATTGTCCGACAAGGAAAGTGTATGATGATGGAACAAAGGAAATTGCTCTTTCGGCTGTTAGTGGTATCAACT CAACCATTTTCGCGTATGGGCAAACGAGCAGTGGAAAGACATACACCATGAATGGGATTACCGAGTATACAGTAGCAGATATTTATGATTACATACAAAAG CATGAAGAAAGGGCATTTGTTTTAAAGTTTGCTGCAATGGAGATCTATAATGAAGTTGTAAGAGACCTGCTTAGCACAGATAATACTCCACTCAGGCTACTTGATGATCCAGAG AGAGGGACCATTATTGAGAGACTCACTGAAGAAACTCTGAGAGACTGGAATCATCTGAAGGAGCTCCTATCAATCTGTGAAG CTCAAAGACAAATTGGCGAGACCTCTTTGAATGAAACAAGCTCTAGATCTCATCAAATACTTAGATTG ACGATTGAAAGTTCAGCTCGTGAGTTTATAGGGAAGGACAACTCCACCACTCTGGCAGCCAGTGTG AATTTTGTTGATCTGGCTGGGAGTGAGCGTGCATCTCAGGCATTATCCGTTGGTCAAAGGCTAAAAGAAGGTTGTCACATCAATCGGAGTTTACTTACCCTGGGAACTGTGATTCGTAAGCTAAG CAAGGGAAGACATGGTCACGTCAACTACAGAGATTCTAAGCTAACACGAATACTACAACCCTCTTTGGGTGGGAATGCAAGAACTGCCATCATTTGCACCTTGAGCCCTGCACGAAGCCATGTTGAGCAATCTAGAAATACTCTACTATTTGCTAGTTGTGCTAAGGAAGTTTCCACAAATGCACAAGTCAATGTGGTGATGTCTGACAAGGCCTTGGTGAAGCATTTGCAAAGAGAAGTTGCTAGATTGGAAAGTGAACTAAGCACTCCAGGGTCAATCAATGATCATACAGCATTGCTGAGAAAGAAAGATTTGCAAATCGAAAAG TTGGAAAGAGAGGTGAGGGAGCTCACAAAGCAACTGGATCTTGCACAATCACGGATTGAGGACTTGCAACAAATGGTTGGAAATCAAGCTTCCAGACTATTG GATATGGAAGAAAAAAAGGCATGTGAAGATGAATGCTTGATATCAGAGTCATCTGGTGAAACTGTTCCTGCTATACGAATATTTAGGGCACCTCGATCTTGTGAAAGAGACAATGCAGGGGAAGAGCTTTCCCACAGACAGATTTCAGAACATAGTCTTGACCGCTCTCCATCCAATGTTGCTTCTACGTTGATGTCAAATGGAAGCAAGTTTCATTGCTCTGATGCTAGTTTGGGGGATGGCGAATTTGTGGCTGGAACTGGAGAGGATTCTGATGAGATCTGCAAGGAAGTTCAATGTATCGAGACAGGTAAGTCTGATGAGGATAACAGATTTGTAACGGTTGACAACACTGAGAATGGAGGGAGGTCTCCAATGCCAAGGGTACCTGGTAATCAAAACAGGGAAGATGGGGAACTCTTATCAACCATTTCTAGACGAGCGAGTGGCATTCAGAATGGCTTCACTTATGGAGCATTGGAGCAAAATATTCAAAGAGTTCAGAAGACCATAGATTCTCTTGGTACTCCTTACCCAGAGGAGCAGTCCCGTTGGGACTCGTCTACTACTGCATCTGGTTCTAGAAGTCTGAAGTTGACCAGAAGCAGGAGTTGTAGAGCTAATCTGATGGTTGGGTCATCTTCACCTGACTCTGAGACAGTACAAGATGGTGAAGCAACCCCACCGGATGGATTGGAGAAAAACTTCCCAGGAAGACCAGAAGGTCTGCGCAGAAAGCACTGGAAGATTCCTCCATTTACCTTTGGTGCAAATGGTGGAAGATTGTCAAGAAGCAACTCACAGTCCTCTAATGGTAGCGCCTTCGTGGATGACCTAAAATCTCAAAACAATGCTGCAGATGAGGATATCCCCAGTGTCAATACTTTTGTTGCTGGACTGAAAGAAATGGCCAAGCATCAGTATGAAAATAAAATGGATGATCAG GGTCAAGGAACTGATTGTGTGGCTGAAAGTCCAGGAAAGATTCTCAAAGATATTGGGCTCGATCCACTGCTGGAGTCTTCAGGTGATCCTTTGCAATGGCCACTGGAGTTTGAAAGATTACGGGGACTGATATTAGGGCATTGGCAAACTTGCAATGTTTCTTTGGTCCACAGGACATATTTCTTCCTGCTTTTTAGAGGTGAACCAATGGATTCTATTTATATGGAGGTGGAGCTACGAAGGCTCTTCTTCCTGAAGGAAACCTTTTCCAAAGGAAACCCAGTTGAACAAGATGGTCGGACATTAACTTTAGCTTCAAG CCTAAAGGCACTTTTGCGGGAGAGACGAATGCTAAGCAGGCTTGTCAACAAAAGATTGACTAGTGATGAAAGAAATAGAATATATCAGAAATGGGGTATAGGTTTGAACtcaaagaaaaggagattgCAGCTAGTCCAACGTTTGTGGAGCAACACCGAGGATATTGATCATGTTTCAGAGAGTGCTGCTATCGTTGCGAAGCTGATCAAGTTCTCCCAACAAGGTCAGGCGATCAAGGAGATGTTTGGGCTTAGCTTCACACCTCCACGCTTGAGTCGGAGGTCATTTGGCTGGAAAAATAGCACGGCTTCCCTTGTATGA
- the LOC113761575 gene encoding NADH dehydrogenase [ubiquinone] 1 beta subcomplex subunit 9 → MSLGSASYLARRAAQKERVRILYRRALKDTLNWAVHRHLFYPDADALREKFEANKDVQDLETIDRMIAAGEVTYNKWRHPDPYVVPWAPGGSKFHRNPTPPSGIEILYDYGREDND, encoded by the exons atgaGCTTAGGATCAGCATCGTACCTGGCTCGAAGAGCAGCGCAGAAGGAGAGAGTAAGGATCCTCTACAGACGAGCTCTCAAGGACACTCTCAATTGGGCTGTACATCGCCACCTCTTCTATCCTGAT GCCGATGCTCTTAGGGAGAAATTCGAGGCCAACAAAGATGTG CAAGATCTTGAAACTATTGATAGGATGATAGCTGCTGGTGAAGTGACCTACAATAAGTGGCGCCATCCTGATCCTTATGTGG TTCCATGGGCTCCTGGTGGCTCGAAGTTCCACCGAAATCCGACACCTCCTTCTGGG ATTGAGATATTATATGACTATGGTAGGGAAGACAATGACTAA
- the LOC113761183 gene encoding 30S ribosomal protein S31, mitochondrial, with protein MAMIQWCGSAARRMLKATEQRLSFSPSSSSSSLSSLSSSSMTSSPILCGRGDKRTKKGKIFKGSYGNARPKREKKIERIKDRVEVPRSTPWPLPFKLI; from the coding sequence ATGGCGATGATACAGTGGTGCGGCTCCGCAGCGAGGAGGATGCTGAAGGCAACCGAGCAACGCCTGTCATTTTCACCATCGTCATCTTCATCGTCGTTGTCATCGTTATCGTCTTCATCAATGACATCATCACCGATTCTGTGTGGCCGAGGGGACAAGAGGACGAAGAAAGGGAAGATATTCAAGGGATCATATGGCAACGCCAGacccaagagagagaaaaaaatcgAACGCATCAAGGATAGGGTTGAGGTCCCCAGGTCTACCCCTTGGCCTCTTCCTTTCAAGCTCATCTGA